One segment of Dermochelys coriacea isolate rDerCor1 chromosome 5, rDerCor1.pri.v4, whole genome shotgun sequence DNA contains the following:
- the TAL2 gene encoding T-cell acute lymphocytic leukemia protein 2 gives MTRKIFTNTRERWRQQNVNSAFAKLRKLIPTHPPDKKLSKNETLRLAMRYINFLVKILGEQGLPQTGVTARGSILGLFQQAPHLQSMEELTLIEDCGVPSPGTSSNIAECWSESSSP, from the coding sequence ATGACCAGAAAGATCTTCACCAACACCAGGGAGCGATGGAGGCAGCAAAACGTCAACAGCGCCTTTGCCAAGCTGAGGAAGCtcatccccacccaccctccagaCAAAAAACTGAGTAAGAATGAGACACTCCGCTTGGCCATGAGGTACATCAACTTCCTTGTCAAGATCCTGggggagcagggcctgcctcaGACAGGAGTGACTGCCCGGGGGAGTATACTGGGGCTGTTCCAACAAGCCCCACATTTGCAGAGTATGGAGGAACTGACTCTGATTGAAGACTGTGGAGTCCCTTCTCCAGGCACAAGCAGCAATATTGCAGAGTGCTGGTCAGAGTCGTCGTCTCCCTAG